From Nicotiana tabacum cultivar K326 chromosome 15, ASM71507v2, whole genome shotgun sequence, the proteins below share one genomic window:
- the LOC142169724 gene encoding uncharacterized protein LOC142169724 has protein sequence MRNHENRLTGSTPLPEVDEVYSHYAKRGKGRGQGRNSPSVNHPPKKNNHQKWKGKDDNPKAKDSETECYHCGRKGHCANICRMPRYLVELYQAFLKNKGHKTNFIFDNEFDITYLDVTDFFEHPDGKIDHLIGDGSVVKDD, from the coding sequence ATGAGAAATCACGAAAATCGACTCactgggtctacaccattgcctGAAGTGGATGAGGTGTATTCTCACTATGCTAagcgtggaaaaggtcgtggccaAGGAAGAAATTCTCCTAGTGTTAATCATCCtccaaagaaaaataaccaccaaaagtggaAAGGGAAAGATGATAATCCAAAGGCAAAGGATTCAGAAACTGAATGTTATCATTGCGGTAGAAAAGGGCATTGTGCAAATATTTGTCGTATGCCAAGatatttggttgagctttatcaagcattTCTAAAGAATAAAGGTCATAAAACTAATTTTATCTTTGacaatgaatttgacatcacCTACTTGGATGTGACAGACTTCTTTGagcaccctgatggaaaaatagACCACTTGATCGGTGATGGATCCGTGGTTAAAGATGATTGA